A region of Ornithodoros turicata isolate Travis chromosome 5, ASM3712646v1, whole genome shotgun sequence DNA encodes the following proteins:
- the LOC135394671 gene encoding alpha-N-acetylgalactosaminidase-like — translation MLRRYAVLLLTFTNIRALENGLARTPPMGWLSWERFQCNVNCVRDPENCISERLFKEMAEIMVLEGYRDAGYVYVNIDDCWMSMERDSVGRLQADPERFPKGIKHMADFMHSRGLKLGIYEDVGTKTCAGYPGSMGHLVIDAQTFADWEIDMVKMDGCFANVRDLDRLYPSFNEAINRTGRPMVYSCSWPAYQVMFGITPDYKAMANHCNLWRNYMDISDSWATVLYTIDYYASLQNMLTASAGPGHWHDPDMLIIGNFGLSYDQSKAQMALWAIMAAPLLMSHDLRHTRPEHKEILLNKAVIAIDQDPLGKMGRKVYANGPIEIWTRPVTPVLSDGHHSYGIVFFNRRDVGNAEDVGVRLRFLGLRYPKGYRVTDLFENKLVGVHRPDDHIVVRVNPTGVVMLKAEPVMNVLPLKPAPADARLKNVIQVPHEPSPRRQGGALVR, via the exons ATGCTGAGGAGGTACGCGGTGCTGCTGTTGACATTCACGAACATCCGAGCTCTGGAAAATGGATTGGCAAGAACCCCTCCCATGGGGTGGCTTTCCTGGGAACGGTTTCAGTGCAACGTAAACTGCGTTCGCGACCCGGAAAACTGCATCAG CGAAAGGCTCTTCAAAGAAATGGCAGAGATAATGGTCCTGGAAGGATACCGTGACGCCGGTTACGTCTACGTCAACATCGACGACTGCTGGATGTCCATGGAAAGAGACTCCGTGGGCAGACTCCAGGCTGATCCCGAAAGGTTTCCCAAGGGTATCAAGCACATGGCTGATTTT ATGCACTCGAGGGGCCTCAAGCTCGGCATCTACGAGGACGTCGGTACGAAGACTTGCGCCGGTTACCCTGGAAGCATGGGACATCTTGTTATAGATGCACAGACGTTTGCAGATTGGGAAATCGACATGGTGAAGATGGACGGATGCTTCGCTAATGTTCGGGACCTAGATCGAC TATATCCATCCTTTAACGAGGCCATTAACCGCACGGGACGTCCTATGGTCTACTCCTGCAGTTGGCCGGCGTACCAAGTAATGTTCGGCATAACT CCTGACTACAAAGCAATGGCGAACCACTGCAACCTGTGGCGGAACTACATGGACATCAGCGATTCGTGGGCAACGGTTTTGTACACTATCGACTACTACGCATCTCTACAGAACATGTTGACAGCTTCAGCAGGACCCGGTCACTGGCATGATCCCGATATG CTCATCATCGGCAACTTTGGCTTAAGTTACGACCAAAGCAAGGCCCAGATGGCGCTTTGGGCCATCATGGCTGCCCCGTTGCTCATGTCACATGACCTTCGTCATACTCGACCGGAGCACAAGGAAATCCTTTTGAACAAAGCAGTTATCGCCATCGATCAGGATCCTCTTGGGAAGATGGGAAGAAAGGTCTACGCT AACGGTCCCATTGAGATATGGACCAGACCAGTCACCCCTGTACTCTCGGACGGTCATCACTCGTACGGCATCGTCTTCTTCAACAGGCGAGACGTGGGCAATGCGGAAGACGTGGGTGTTCGGCTACGATTTCTCGGATTAAGATACCCCAAAGGATACAGGGTAACAGACTTGTTTGAAAACAAGCTGGTTGGAGTGCACCGTCCGGACGACCACATTGTCGTGCGTGTTAACCCTACTGGGGTAGTGATGCTCAAGGCAGAACCTGTCATGAATGTTCTTCCACTAAAGCCTGCTCCAGCAGATGCTAGGTTGAAGAACGTTATTCAGGTGCCCCATGAGCCCAGTCCACGTAGACAGGGCGGAGCCTTGGTACGCTGA